Proteins from one Acetoanaerobium noterae genomic window:
- a CDS encoding inositol monophosphatase family protein, with the protein MVNSYENKAMLNDAIEIAKKAGEYLKEMFHSQFNIEYKGDSDLVTDADYAAERIIINEIKRLYPNCSILSEEAGELNKESKYKWVVDPLDGTVNFSKGIPIFGVILAVLEDEVPIVGVHYIPMFNEIYYAVKGGGSFLNGKQITVSSRSKLSDFIIGLGDFNIGRDEKMKQRDNELLNQITAQLSPLTMRTKIFGAACYDLACIASGKTDALLYAFSNPWDVLAGSLIIKEAGGEILIIDDLTIYSSGKCLDELKKVF; encoded by the coding sequence ATGGTAAATTCATATGAAAATAAGGCTATGTTAAACGATGCAATTGAAATTGCAAAAAAAGCAGGAGAATACTTAAAGGAAATGTTTCATTCTCAATTTAATATAGAGTATAAGGGAGATAGCGATTTAGTTACTGATGCTGATTATGCCGCTGAAAGGATTATCATTAATGAAATTAAAAGACTTTATCCAAATTGCAGCATTCTATCTGAGGAAGCTGGAGAGCTAAATAAAGAGTCCAAGTATAAATGGGTAGTGGATCCATTAGATGGAACTGTAAATTTTTCAAAAGGGATACCAATATTTGGTGTTATTCTTGCTGTACTAGAAGATGAGGTACCAATCGTAGGAGTTCATTATATTCCTATGTTTAATGAAATTTATTATGCAGTTAAAGGTGGAGGAAGTTTTTTAAACGGTAAGCAAATAACAGTTTCCAGTCGTAGCAAGCTATCAGATTTTATTATTGGCCTTGGAGATTTTAATATTGGAAGAGATGAAAAAATGAAACAAAGAGACAACGAGCTGTTAAATCAAATAACAGCTCAGCTTTCACCACTCACCATGAGAACAAAAATATTTGGAGCTGCATGCTATGACCTCGCTTGTATAGCATCGGGGAAAACAGATGCTCTATTATATGCTTTTTCTAATCCTTGGGATGTTTTGGCTGGAAGCTTAATTATTAAAGAAGCAGGCGGTGAAATTTTGATAATCGATGATTTAACTATCTATTCCAGTGGAAAATGTTTAGATGAATTAAAAAAAGTTTTCTAA
- the ygiD gene encoding 4,5-DOPA-extradiol-dioxygenase → MKMPVIFVGHGSPMNAIEDNEFTKTWEELGRSLVKPAGIVVISAHWYTKGSYTSNELEPKMIYDMYGFPKELYDLKYPVKGSDELASKIIEKTSNLISIDNDWGIDHGTWSVLCRMFPDADIPVVQISIDHNKSFREHYEIGKMLKSFRDESILLISSGNVVHNLSLINWGMDNGYSWAQEFDDYIKSNILSKNFDAVINYKNAGSCAEKAFYTPDHFIPLLYMLGSCDLADNIKTFNDKCLMGAMSMTGYITQ, encoded by the coding sequence ATGAAGATGCCAGTGATATTCGTAGGTCATGGTTCTCCTATGAATGCTATTGAGGACAATGAATTTACTAAAACCTGGGAAGAATTAGGCAGAAGTCTTGTCAAACCAGCTGGAATAGTTGTTATATCTGCACACTGGTATACAAAAGGAAGCTATACTTCAAATGAGCTTGAACCAAAAATGATTTATGACATGTATGGATTCCCTAAAGAGCTTTACGATTTAAAATACCCTGTAAAAGGGTCTGATGAATTAGCTAGTAAAATCATTGAGAAAACTAGCAATTTAATATCAATAGATAACGACTGGGGAATAGACCATGGTACATGGTCAGTATTATGTAGAATGTTTCCAGATGCAGATATTCCTGTTGTTCAAATAAGCATAGACCATAATAAATCATTTAGAGAGCACTATGAAATTGGAAAGATGTTAAAATCATTTAGGGATGAGTCTATACTGCTAATTTCTAGCGGTAATGTTGTTCATAATCTTTCACTTATAAACTGGGGGATGGATAATGGATATTCTTGGGCTCAGGAATTTGATGATTATATTAAATCAAATATTCTTTCTAAAAATTTTGATGCCGTAATAAATTATAAGAATGCAGGAAGCTGTGCAGAAAAAGCATTTTATACTCCAGATCATTTTATTCCATTGCTGTATATGCTAGGCTCATGCGACTTAGCTGATAACATAAAAACCTTCAATGATAAATGTCTCATGGGTGCGATGTCTATGACTGGATATATAACTCAGTAA
- the lepB gene encoding signal peptidase I, producing the protein MSDNVKKEIFEWLKTIAIAGAMALLITSFVRPTLVRGVSMFPTLEENDYLLIYRQAYRSDLPEHGDIIVFKSHLLQTNGKEKDLVKRVIGVPGDHVVVMDGKVFVNDEELSEAYINGNYTDGNVDEIVPDGYIFAMGDNRPNSLDSREESVGMIPLDDIIGKVFIRLYPFNKITTL; encoded by the coding sequence TTGAGCGATAATGTAAAAAAAGAAATTTTTGAATGGCTTAAAACTATAGCGATAGCAGGAGCGATGGCTCTGCTTATAACAAGCTTTGTAAGACCTACACTGGTTAGAGGAGTGTCTATGTTTCCAACTTTGGAAGAAAATGATTATTTACTTATTTATAGACAGGCATATAGAAGTGACCTGCCAGAGCATGGAGATATCATAGTTTTTAAATCGCATTTACTACAAACAAATGGGAAAGAAAAAGATTTAGTTAAAAGAGTTATAGGAGTTCCTGGCGACCATGTTGTTGTAATGGATGGAAAAGTATTTGTCAATGATGAGGAGCTAAGTGAAGCCTATATTAATGGAAATTATACAGATGGAAATGTAGATGAAATAGTACCTGATGGATATATTTTTGCTATGGGAGATAATAGACCCAATAGCTTAGATAGTAGAGAAGAGTCCGTGGGGATGATTCCTTTAGATGATATTATAGGAAAAGTATTTATTAGACTTTATCCATTTAATAAGATTACTACATTATAG
- a CDS encoding family 1 encapsulin nanocompartment shell protein translates to MSMLKRNIAPMPSKVWDEIDERAKTVLMNILSARKVVHVEGPMGWDYAVVPEGRLDIIDKNEDSDVSVGTYRVKPLLEARISFELDRWELDNITRGAKDIDLEALEEATKKLALFEENLIYNGYEKAAIKGLKEVAEHNLDFGKDAVSILSAISEARFLLMESYVERPYSLVVGREAYKLLNTVHEGYPLIKTVSSIIDGKVILSEAVEGAFLMPYDHEDIELTIGQDFSIGYENHDDKKIKLFITESLTFRVLDEKLIVKFNI, encoded by the coding sequence ATGAGCATGTTAAAAAGAAATATAGCACCTATGCCATCTAAGGTTTGGGACGAAATAGATGAAAGAGCTAAAACTGTGCTTATGAACATACTTTCAGCAAGAAAAGTTGTTCATGTTGAAGGCCCTATGGGATGGGATTATGCTGTAGTGCCAGAGGGAAGGCTCGATATCATAGATAAAAATGAAGACTCTGATGTCAGTGTGGGAACATATAGAGTTAAGCCACTACTTGAAGCAAGAATTTCTTTTGAGCTTGATAGATGGGAACTCGACAATATAACAAGAGGAGCGAAGGATATAGATTTAGAAGCTCTTGAAGAAGCTACAAAAAAGCTAGCGCTTTTTGAAGAAAATCTAATATACAACGGCTATGAGAAAGCAGCTATAAAAGGATTAAAAGAAGTTGCTGAACACAATTTAGATTTTGGTAAAGATGCAGTTTCAATTTTATCGGCAATTTCTGAAGCTAGATTTCTCCTTATGGAATCCTATGTAGAGAGACCTTATTCTCTAGTGGTAGGTAGAGAGGCCTATAAACTTTTAAATACTGTTCATGAAGGCTATCCGCTTATAAAAACAGTTTCTTCAATAATTGATGGCAAAGTAATACTTAGTGAAGCTGTAGAAGGTGCGTTTTTAATGCCTTATGATCATGAAGATATAGAGTTAACCATAGGTCAAGATTTTTCTATAGGGTATGAAAATCATGATGATAAAAAAATAAAGCTATTTATAACTGAGTCATTGACTTTTAGAGTGCTAGATGAAAAGCTGATTGTGAAGTTTAATATTTAA
- a CDS encoding encapsulin-associated ferritin-like protein translates to MSNYHEPVELLNEKTRNITRAINSLKEELEAVDWYNQRVEASSDEELKAIMAHNRDEEIEHACMTLEWLRRNMDGWDEELKTYLFTSGPITSIEGQEQASDAPSNSGNGLNIGKMK, encoded by the coding sequence ATGAGTAATTATCATGAACCTGTAGAATTACTAAACGAAAAAACAAGAAATATTACAAGAGCCATCAACAGTTTGAAAGAAGAGTTAGAAGCCGTTGATTGGTATAACCAGAGAGTTGAGGCATCTAGTGATGAGGAATTAAAAGCAATAATGGCACATAATAGAGATGAAGAAATAGAACATGCTTGTATGACTTTAGAATGGCTTAGAAGAAATATGGATGGATGGGATGAGGAGTTAAAAACTTACTTATTTACAAGTGGCCCTATTACTTCAATTGAAGGTCAAGAACAAGCAAGTGATGCTCCATCAAATTCAGGAAATGGTTTAAACATTGGAAAAATGAAATAA
- a CDS encoding MltG/YceG/YrrL family protein, producing MDRLKDFIYEISDLIFGGAVLLIIILVSTYQLHGWFNISLPENIEKIIPISTGNDLNSTETNTEIAQNNSSSEDTNKVPEASNDATNENEAPKEDNTNNTSSDTQTENKSAQAEVTIRNISIAPGSSSDKVANALYENNIISSKESFISRLIELNSETKIKAGTFRIPSNASLDEVIKIVTQ from the coding sequence ATGGATAGACTAAAAGATTTTATATATGAGATTAGTGATTTAATTTTTGGAGGAGCAGTTTTATTGATTATTATATTAGTTTCGACATACCAGCTCCATGGATGGTTTAATATATCTCTACCTGAAAATATTGAAAAAATTATTCCTATTTCTACTGGCAACGATTTAAATTCTACTGAAACAAATACAGAGATAGCTCAAAATAACTCTAGCTCAGAGGATACAAACAAAGTCCCTGAAGCATCAAATGATGCTACAAATGAAAACGAAGCACCTAAAGAAGATAACACTAATAACACTTCCTCAGATACACAAACTGAAAATAAATCAGCCCAAGCTGAAGTGACAATCAGAAATATTTCGATTGCTCCTGGGAGCTCATCTGACAAAGTTGCAAATGCTCTTTATGAAAACAATATTATTTCATCTAAAGAAAGCTTTATTTCAAGGCTTATAGAACTAAATTCTGAAACTAAAATTAAAGCTGGCACATTTAGAATACCTAGTAATGCTTCACTTGATGAAGTAATAAAAATAGTAACTCAATAA
- a CDS encoding GNAT family N-acetyltransferase: MHKDINNQLSKLQIREILEEDAVITLKLVLEMADESDNYPFTSEDYAMSIENQRSFINYMNSLDNCIFLGAFIENELCGILYLEGGRRQRTHHICNLGMGVKKEYWNNKIGSALMSKAMEFVYDSEHIAKVDLQVRIDNKYAIALYKKFGFEIEGKNKRALFIDGDFVDYLNMGKVID; encoded by the coding sequence ATGCACAAGGACATTAATAATCAGTTATCAAAACTCCAAATCAGAGAAATTCTTGAAGAAGATGCTGTGATAACCTTAAAATTAGTTTTAGAGATGGCTGATGAATCAGACAATTATCCATTTACATCTGAAGATTATGCTATGTCGATTGAGAACCAGCGCTCATTCATAAACTATATGAATAGTTTAGATAATTGTATATTTTTAGGTGCTTTTATAGAAAATGAGCTTTGTGGAATACTTTACTTAGAAGGTGGGAGAAGACAAAGGACTCACCATATTTGTAATTTAGGAATGGGAGTAAAAAAAGAGTACTGGAATAATAAAATTGGCTCGGCTTTGATGTCGAAGGCCATGGAGTTTGTATATGATAGTGAGCATATTGCAAAGGTTGATTTACAGGTTAGAATAGATAATAAGTATGCGATTGCTCTCTATAAAAAATTTGGTTTTGAAATTGAGGGTAAGAATAAAAGAGCTTTGTTTATTGATGGAGATTTTGTCGACTATTTAAATATGGGCAAAGTAATAGATTAG